One Panthera leo isolate Ple1 chromosome B1, P.leo_Ple1_pat1.1, whole genome shotgun sequence DNA window includes the following coding sequences:
- the HRURF gene encoding HR upstream open reading frame, protein MAQPTASAQKLVRPIRAVCRILQIPESDPSNLRP, encoded by the coding sequence ATGGCGCAACCCACGGCCTCGGCCCAGAAGCTGGTGCGGCCAATCCGCGCCGTGTGCCGCATCCTGCAAATCCCGGAATCCGACCCCTCTAACCTGCGGCCCTAG